One region of Chitinophaga varians genomic DNA includes:
- a CDS encoding glycerate kinase produces MIISATGDIQTIFMHAVSAVHPVQLIRRHVQIKDPSTLVISGDEYVLSPQGRLIVLGAGKASAAMAQELEKVLDGHMRPEGLVVTKHGHGLPLQHLTLLEAGHPVPDEYSLEASRRFLEIAATAQADDLVILLLSGGASALLADVPEGSSLADVQQLFSLLLNSGANIHEMNIVRKHLSKIKGGWLAQNIYPATLCALVLSDVVGDDLSVIGSGPAVPDPSTFADTMAILKKYGLLAQLPPALLHYLENGIAGVISDTPKADSPFFRQVHHYLAGTNRIALEAAADKARELGYHPQVLAADTTGDAHTVADMLTATAIAWQGPRPGCLLAGGETTVQVTGTGKGGRNQQLALAAAIRLAAQEGITLLSAGTDGTDGPTNAAGAIVDSHTLERAAALQLDAPHFLQQQDAWTFFSKAGGLLITGPTQTNVMDLMIVLIT; encoded by the coding sequence ATTATCATTTCAGCCACCGGCGACATACAAACCATCTTCATGCATGCCGTATCAGCTGTACATCCTGTTCAGCTGATACGCCGTCATGTGCAGATAAAAGACCCTTCCACCCTTGTTATTTCGGGAGATGAATATGTTTTGTCCCCACAGGGGCGGCTGATCGTGCTGGGCGCTGGCAAGGCATCAGCTGCTATGGCGCAGGAGCTGGAGAAGGTGCTGGACGGGCATATGCGCCCTGAGGGGCTGGTTGTCACCAAACACGGGCATGGCCTGCCGCTGCAACACCTCACCCTATTGGAAGCCGGTCACCCCGTGCCGGACGAATACAGCCTGGAGGCTTCGCGGCGGTTCCTGGAAATAGCGGCAACAGCCCAGGCGGACGACCTGGTGATACTGCTGCTGTCGGGCGGTGCTTCGGCCCTGCTGGCCGATGTGCCGGAAGGCAGTTCACTGGCGGACGTACAACAGCTGTTCTCCCTGCTGCTGAACAGTGGGGCCAATATTCACGAAATGAACATCGTGCGTAAGCATCTCTCTAAAATAAAGGGCGGATGGCTGGCACAAAACATATACCCGGCCACGTTATGTGCGCTGGTGCTCAGTGATGTGGTGGGCGACGATCTGAGCGTGATCGGCTCCGGGCCGGCAGTACCTGACCCGTCCACCTTTGCCGATACCATGGCCATCCTGAAAAAGTACGGGCTGCTGGCGCAACTGCCACCCGCCCTGCTTCATTACCTTGAGAATGGCATTGCCGGTGTTATCTCCGATACGCCCAAGGCAGACAGTCCTTTTTTCAGGCAGGTACATCATTATCTTGCCGGCACCAATCGTATCGCCCTGGAAGCCGCGGCAGACAAGGCGCGCGAACTGGGGTACCATCCGCAGGTGCTGGCCGCCGATACTACCGGCGACGCCCATACGGTGGCCGACATGCTGACAGCAACCGCCATTGCCTGGCAGGGACCACGCCCCGGCTGTTTGCTTGCCGGCGGGGAAACAACCGTACAGGTCACCGGCACCGGCAAAGGAGGCCGCAATCAACAGCTGGCTCTGGCCGCAGCTATCAGGCTTGCAGCACAGGAAGGCATCACCCTGCTTAGTGCCGGTACGGATGGTACTGACGGGCCTACGAACGCCGCCGGCGCCATCGTTGACAGCCATACGCTGGAACGGGCCGCTGCCCTGCAACTCGACGCACCACATTTTTTACAGCAGCAGGACGCCTGGACATTCTTCTCAAAAGCAGGCGGGTTGCTGATTACAGGTCCTACACAAACCAACGTGATGGACCTCATGATCGTACTGATCACCTAA
- a CDS encoding amidohydrolase family protein gives MKRAFEKPGRALLSRGVAYALNRHRSKLLVFSLLLAGSYAHAQETFPVNGIADPKDRCFAFTHATIVKDAQTTLSNATLVIRDGKIIDAGPAAAIPKDAVVVDCKGKYIYPSFVDIFSNYGQADVKRISGGWNAPPQFLSNTKGAYGWNQAIRSEINAVDLFTTDETKAATLREAGFGTVATQQMDGVARGTAALVTLAGDKENKVIVREKVAAGYSFDKGSSTQNYPNSQMGYIALLRQTYLDAQWYRSQPAKEGVNLSLQAWNANQQLPQIFEVKDKWDALRADKIGDEFGVQYIIKAGGNEYQRIAEIAATKATFILPLNFPGAIDVEDPSDARFVSLTEMKHWEMAPSQPAAFEKANIPFCLTAADLKDLKSFLGNVRKAIEYGLSEQKALDALTKTPATTLKVYDKVGSLEAGKLANFLITSGPVFKENTLILQNWVQGNRYLVKQDAWNDIRGIYTVTLSPGNSLTLDVKGTASAPLVAVLQKDTIPGRIDVNGKLVTLSLPLVKNGRSNVRLSGLIGENGWSGTGVDTSGATVRWNAVFARTAPAKSDSARKGAPVDMGPLYYPFSGYGWDKQPQQQDILIKNATVWTNEKDGKLENTDVLVRGGKIAQIGKNLSAGNARVIDGTGKHLSAGIIDEHSHIAISNGVNESSQAVTAEVRIGDVLNPDDVNIYRQLSGGVTASHLLHGSANPIGGQSQLIKLRWGQDAEGLKVTNWDPFIKFALGENVKQSNWGERNTVRFPQTRMGVEQVYVDAFTRARDYERQGAGKRRDLELDALVEILNAKRFITCHSYVQSEINMLMHVADSFHFRVNTFTHILEGYKVADKMKAHGAGAGTFADWWAYKMEVQDAIPYNAAIMHKVGVVTAINSDDAEMARRLNQEAGKIVKYGGVPEEEALKMVTLNPARLLHVDNRMGSIKVGKDADLVLWSDNPLSIYAKAEKTIVDGIVEFDRDYDLQLRQRIAAERNRLVQKLLGEKKKGTPTQKAAFTPDEMYHCEDLQAGHQEGLGLTTNAGL, from the coding sequence ATGAAAAGAGCTTTTGAGAAACCCGGGAGGGCACTGCTGTCCCGTGGCGTCGCCTATGCCCTGAACCGGCACCGCAGCAAGCTGTTGGTGTTCTCGCTACTGTTGGCAGGCTCCTATGCCCATGCACAGGAAACCTTTCCGGTAAACGGAATTGCGGACCCTAAAGACAGGTGTTTCGCTTTCACCCACGCTACCATCGTTAAAGATGCGCAGACCACCCTCAGCAACGCTACGCTGGTGATCCGCGACGGTAAAATTATAGATGCCGGCCCCGCTGCTGCCATCCCTAAAGACGCAGTGGTGGTGGATTGTAAAGGAAAGTACATCTATCCTTCCTTTGTGGACATCTTCAGCAACTACGGCCAGGCCGACGTAAAACGTATTAGCGGTGGCTGGAACGCGCCGCCACAGTTTCTTTCCAACACTAAAGGCGCTTATGGCTGGAACCAGGCCATCCGGAGCGAAATAAATGCAGTGGACCTGTTCACCACCGATGAAACCAAAGCAGCAACCCTGCGGGAAGCCGGCTTCGGAACAGTGGCCACCCAGCAGATGGACGGCGTGGCCCGCGGCACCGCCGCACTGGTGACCCTGGCGGGCGACAAGGAAAACAAAGTGATTGTCCGCGAGAAAGTAGCCGCGGGCTACTCATTCGACAAAGGCAGTTCCACACAGAACTATCCCAACTCGCAAATGGGATATATCGCCCTGCTGCGCCAGACTTACCTCGACGCGCAATGGTACAGGTCACAACCCGCCAAAGAAGGCGTAAACCTCAGCCTCCAGGCCTGGAACGCCAACCAGCAGCTGCCCCAGATTTTTGAAGTAAAAGATAAATGGGATGCCCTGCGGGCAGATAAAATAGGCGATGAATTTGGCGTACAATACATCATCAAAGCCGGCGGCAACGAATACCAGCGCATCGCGGAAATTGCGGCCACCAAAGCCACTTTTATCCTGCCGCTGAATTTCCCCGGTGCTATCGACGTGGAAGACCCCAGCGATGCCCGTTTTGTATCACTGACAGAAATGAAACACTGGGAGATGGCGCCCTCACAGCCAGCTGCTTTTGAGAAAGCCAATATCCCGTTCTGCCTCACCGCTGCAGATCTGAAAGATTTGAAATCATTCCTGGGCAACGTACGCAAAGCCATCGAATACGGCCTGAGCGAACAAAAAGCGCTCGATGCCCTCACCAAAACACCCGCCACCACACTGAAAGTATATGATAAAGTAGGCAGCCTCGAAGCAGGCAAACTGGCCAACTTCCTCATCACTTCCGGCCCGGTGTTCAAAGAAAATACCCTCATCCTGCAGAACTGGGTCCAGGGCAACCGCTACCTCGTTAAGCAGGACGCATGGAATGATATCCGTGGCATCTATACTGTTACCCTTTCGCCGGGCAACAGCCTCACGCTGGACGTGAAAGGCACCGCCTCCGCACCACTGGTGGCCGTATTACAGAAAGACACCATCCCCGGCCGCATCGATGTCAACGGGAAGTTGGTGACCCTGTCTTTGCCGCTCGTCAAAAATGGCCGCAGCAATGTTAGGCTCAGTGGCCTGATCGGTGAAAACGGCTGGTCCGGCACCGGGGTAGACACCAGCGGCGCCACCGTAAGATGGAACGCCGTATTTGCCCGCACCGCCCCCGCCAAAAGCGACTCCGCCAGGAAAGGCGCTCCGGTGGACATGGGACCATTGTATTATCCGTTTAGCGGTTATGGTTGGGACAAACAACCGCAGCAACAGGATATCCTGATTAAAAATGCTACAGTATGGACCAATGAAAAAGACGGTAAACTGGAGAACACCGACGTACTGGTACGCGGCGGCAAAATCGCGCAGATCGGCAAAAACCTGTCAGCCGGTAATGCCCGCGTGATCGACGGTACCGGCAAGCACCTGTCTGCCGGCATCATTGACGAGCATTCCCACATCGCTATCTCCAACGGCGTAAACGAGTCTTCACAGGCTGTTACCGCTGAAGTGCGCATCGGCGACGTGCTCAATCCCGATGATGTGAATATCTACCGTCAGCTGAGCGGCGGCGTTACGGCCTCCCATCTGCTGCATGGCAGCGCCAACCCCATCGGTGGCCAGTCACAGCTCATTAAACTGCGCTGGGGCCAGGATGCGGAAGGTCTGAAAGTAACCAACTGGGACCCCTTCATCAAATTTGCATTGGGGGAAAACGTGAAACAGTCCAACTGGGGCGAGCGTAATACCGTACGTTTCCCGCAAACCAGGATGGGCGTGGAGCAGGTATATGTAGATGCGTTTACCCGTGCCCGTGACTATGAAAGGCAGGGCGCCGGCAAACGCCGCGACCTGGAACTGGACGCGCTGGTGGAAATCCTCAACGCCAAACGTTTCATTACCTGCCACTCTTATGTGCAAAGTGAAATCAATATGCTGATGCATGTGGCTGACAGCTTCCATTTCCGCGTCAACACTTTCACCCATATCCTCGAAGGGTATAAAGTGGCGGATAAAATGAAAGCCCATGGCGCCGGCGCCGGTACTTTCGCCGACTGGTGGGCATACAAAATGGAAGTACAGGACGCCATCCCTTACAATGCCGCCATCATGCATAAAGTAGGCGTGGTCACCGCCATCAACTCCGATGACGCTGAAATGGCCCGTCGCCTGAACCAGGAAGCCGGCAAAATCGTGAAATACGGTGGTGTGCCGGAAGAAGAAGCGCTTAAAATGGTAACGCTCAATCCTGCCCGCCTGCTGCATGTGGATAACCGCATGGGCAGCATCAAAGTAGGTAAGGATGCCGATCTGGTACTGTGGAGCGATAATCCGCTGAGCATCTATGCCAAAGCGGAAAAAACAATCGTGGACGGTATCGTGGAGTTTGACCGCGACTATGACCTGCAGCTGCGTCAACGCATCGCTGCAGAGCGCAACCGCCTTGTACAGAAACTGCTGGGCGAAAAGAAAAAAGGCACGCCTACACAGAAAGCCGCCTTCACACCAGACGAAATGTACCATTGTGAAGATCTGCAGGCTGGTCACCAGGAAGGTCTCGGATTAACTACCAACGCCGGGTTATAA
- a CDS encoding amidohydrolase family protein — protein sequence MKRSIYLLALAFGVSSAYAQETILPARPQDKPVYLTNAIIHVGNGQVIENGTIAFAKGKITAVGASVPTSGDATVLDMKGQHVYPGIIAPDTKLGLVEFESVRATVDAREVGEINPSIRSIISYNTDSKVINTLRSNGILLAQVTPEGGIVSGTSSVVQLDAWNWEDAAYKTDNGLHFFMPRLMNVGSGRGFRGPQAKDPVKEGLEKIETVRVFFREAKAYLQENKHAATNIKFESMRKLFSREQKLFIHCELVKEMLIAIDFAKEFNMDVVIVGGADSWQIADLLKQNNIAVVLTQPHSLPLMQDDDIDQPYKTAAQLQKAGVLFCLSNEGFWQQRNLGFEAGTASTFGLSREEALSAVTLNAAKILGIDKIAGSLETGKDANIAVSAGDMLDMKSSVITRAFIQGREVNLDNKQHQLYEKYQQKYGIK from the coding sequence ATGAAAAGAAGCATATATCTACTGGCCCTGGCCTTCGGCGTAAGTTCCGCCTATGCCCAGGAGACCATTTTGCCGGCCCGCCCGCAGGACAAGCCGGTATATCTCACCAACGCAATTATCCATGTTGGCAACGGTCAGGTGATCGAAAACGGCACCATCGCTTTTGCCAAAGGAAAAATAACGGCTGTCGGCGCCAGCGTGCCCACCTCCGGCGACGCTACCGTGCTGGATATGAAAGGACAGCATGTGTATCCGGGCATCATTGCGCCGGACACCAAACTGGGACTGGTGGAGTTTGAAAGCGTAAGGGCCACCGTCGATGCCCGCGAAGTAGGGGAGATCAATCCTTCCATCCGCTCCATCATCTCCTATAATACCGATTCCAAAGTGATCAACACGCTGCGGTCCAACGGGATCCTGCTGGCGCAGGTAACGCCGGAAGGAGGCATTGTCAGCGGTACTTCCTCTGTGGTGCAGCTGGACGCGTGGAACTGGGAAGATGCTGCCTATAAAACAGACAACGGGCTACATTTCTTTATGCCCCGCCTGATGAATGTAGGCTCTGGTCGTGGCTTCAGAGGTCCTCAGGCCAAAGATCCCGTGAAAGAAGGCCTGGAAAAAATTGAAACCGTCAGGGTGTTTTTCCGCGAGGCGAAAGCATATCTCCAGGAAAACAAACATGCTGCCACCAACATCAAATTTGAGTCGATGCGCAAGCTGTTCAGCCGTGAACAGAAACTGTTCATCCACTGTGAACTGGTAAAGGAAATGCTGATCGCCATTGACTTCGCCAAAGAGTTCAACATGGACGTGGTAATTGTTGGCGGAGCAGACTCCTGGCAGATTGCCGATCTCCTGAAGCAAAACAACATCGCCGTAGTGCTCACGCAGCCGCATAGCCTGCCGCTGATGCAGGACGATGATATTGATCAGCCTTATAAAACGGCCGCGCAACTGCAAAAAGCGGGCGTGTTGTTTTGCCTGAGCAATGAAGGTTTCTGGCAACAGCGCAACCTTGGTTTTGAAGCCGGTACCGCCAGCACCTTTGGCCTGAGCCGTGAAGAGGCGCTGTCGGCAGTAACACTGAATGCCGCTAAAATACTGGGTATTGACAAAATTGCCGGATCGCTGGAAACGGGCAAAGACGCCAATATCGCCGTGAGTGCCGGCGATATGCTGGATATGAAGTCCAGCGTGATCACCCGTGCTTTTATCCAGGGCCGGGAAGTGAACCTGGACAACAAGCAGCATCAGCTGTATGAAAAATATCAACAGAAGTACGGTATCAAATAA
- the tyrS gene encoding tyrosine--tRNA ligase: MNLIEELRWRGMLQDMMPGTEEQLQKEMTTAYIGFDPTAESLHIGSLVPILLLVHLQKAGHKPLALVGGATGMVGDPSFKAEERKMLDDETLRKNVDGIRKQLERFLDFDPAKPNAAEMVNNYDWFQHISFLDFIRDTGKHITVNYMMAKDSVKKRIEGDNGMSFTEFTYQLIQGYDFFHLYTAKNCKLQMGGSDQWGNIVTGTELIRRKAQGQAFAFTCPLIKKADGTKFGKTEQGTVWLDPKRTSPYAFYQFWLRTTDDDAESYIKIFTFMEKEEVDALIAEHRQDPGKTLLQKRLAQEVTTFIHGEDAYKFAVEASSILYNKNTADLLLSLSEEDLVEVMAGVPQHEVAKAELEAGKDIVSFLAETGIFPSKGEARKTVQGGGVSVNKVKVPGVEMVINTSSLLRDKYILLQKGKNYFLVKAV; the protein is encoded by the coding sequence ATGAATCTGATAGAAGAACTGCGCTGGCGGGGTATGCTACAGGATATGATGCCTGGCACGGAAGAGCAACTGCAAAAGGAAATGACCACTGCTTACATTGGTTTTGACCCTACTGCAGAGTCATTGCACATCGGTAGCCTGGTACCCATCCTGTTGCTGGTGCACCTGCAAAAGGCAGGACATAAGCCCCTGGCGTTAGTGGGCGGCGCTACCGGTATGGTGGGCGACCCCTCATTCAAGGCAGAAGAAAGGAAGATGCTCGACGATGAAACTCTCCGTAAAAACGTGGACGGTATCAGAAAACAGCTGGAACGCTTCCTGGACTTTGATCCTGCCAAACCTAATGCGGCGGAAATGGTGAATAACTACGACTGGTTTCAACACATTTCCTTCCTCGACTTTATCCGCGATACGGGTAAGCACATCACCGTTAATTATATGATGGCCAAAGATTCTGTGAAAAAAAGAATCGAAGGCGATAACGGGATGTCTTTCACCGAATTTACCTATCAGCTCATTCAGGGATACGACTTCTTTCATCTGTATACCGCCAAAAACTGTAAACTGCAGATGGGCGGCTCCGACCAATGGGGCAATATCGTGACCGGCACAGAACTGATCCGCCGCAAGGCACAGGGCCAGGCCTTCGCCTTCACCTGCCCGCTGATCAAAAAAGCTGACGGCACCAAATTCGGTAAAACCGAACAAGGCACCGTATGGCTGGACCCGAAAAGGACTTCGCCTTATGCGTTTTACCAGTTCTGGCTGCGCACCACAGACGACGATGCAGAAAGCTACATCAAAATCTTCACCTTCATGGAGAAGGAAGAAGTAGACGCACTCATCGCCGAACACAGGCAAGACCCAGGCAAAACCCTGCTCCAGAAAAGGCTGGCACAAGAAGTAACCACCTTTATCCACGGGGAAGATGCCTATAAATTCGCAGTAGAAGCCTCTTCTATCCTGTATAATAAAAATACGGCCGACCTGCTGCTGTCTCTGTCTGAAGAAGACCTGGTGGAGGTAATGGCCGGCGTGCCTCAACATGAAGTAGCGAAAGCAGAACTCGAAGCAGGCAAAGACATCGTTAGTTTCCTCGCGGAAACCGGTATCTTCCCCAGCAAGGGCGAAGCCCGCAAAACCGTGCAGGGTGGCGGTGTAAGCGTCAATAAAGTAAAAGTGCCCGGCGTCGAAATGGTGATCAACACCAGCTCTCTCCTCCGGGATAAATATATACTGCTTCAGAAAGGGAAAAACTATTTCCTCGTAAAAGCGGTGTAA
- the rfbD gene encoding dTDP-4-dehydrorhamnose reductase — translation MKNILITGGNGQLGQSLKSASAAYPQFNLLFTDANELDITSAESLAAYFSANQIDACINCAAYTAVDKAEADEENAFRLNFQAVLSLAEICAQHNAQLIHISTDYVFNGKQNVPYAETDDTDPQSIYGASKLRGEAAATGYNPDTIVVRTSWLYSEYAVNFVKRMQELMREREELSVVFDQAGTPTYAGDLAVALLDILQYKADHSDASLGGVYHYSNEGVTSWYDFAVTIKELTAATTTVLPVTSDKYKTAASRPAYSVLNKEKIKNTFGIHIPYWRDSLVKCLRRM, via the coding sequence ATGAAAAATATTCTTATTACCGGCGGAAACGGCCAATTGGGACAATCCCTGAAAAGCGCGTCAGCAGCTTATCCACAGTTCAACCTGCTCTTTACTGATGCCAACGAACTGGATATCACCAGCGCTGAATCGCTGGCCGCTTATTTCAGCGCCAACCAGATAGATGCCTGTATTAACTGTGCCGCCTATACGGCAGTAGATAAAGCGGAAGCTGATGAGGAAAATGCCTTTAGGCTCAACTTCCAGGCTGTTTTATCACTGGCGGAAATCTGTGCACAGCATAACGCCCAGCTGATACACATCTCCACCGATTACGTGTTCAACGGCAAACAGAACGTGCCTTACGCAGAAACCGACGATACCGACCCACAGAGCATCTACGGCGCATCCAAACTTCGCGGAGAAGCGGCAGCCACCGGGTACAACCCCGATACTATCGTGGTACGCACATCCTGGCTGTATTCCGAGTACGCGGTCAACTTCGTGAAACGTATGCAGGAACTGATGCGGGAAAGAGAAGAGCTCAGCGTAGTGTTTGATCAGGCAGGTACGCCTACCTATGCAGGCGACCTCGCCGTTGCCCTGCTGGACATCCTGCAATACAAAGCAGATCATTCCGACGCTTCACTCGGTGGCGTTTACCACTATAGCAACGAAGGCGTAACCAGCTGGTACGACTTTGCCGTTACCATTAAGGAGCTCACCGCTGCTACCACCACAGTACTGCCTGTTACTTCCGACAAATACAAGACAGCTGCCTCAAGGCCTGCCTACAGCGTACTGAACAAAGAAAAAATCAAAAACACCTTTGGCATACATATTCCCTACTGGCGCGACAGCCTGGTGAAATGCCTCCGGAGGATGTAA
- the rfbC gene encoding dTDP-4-dehydrorhamnose 3,5-epimerase, translating into MPFSETGLPGLIIFEPTVFGDHRGYFFESYNANTFRAAGIEYNFVQDNQARSTYGVLRGLHYQLEPYAQTKLIRVLEGAIVDAVVDLRKGSPTYGKSYAIELSAANKKQLLVPKGFAHGYSVISETAEVMYKCDNFYHKGSEGGIIFNDPALDIDWGIDLEKALVSEKDLLLPKLADVTHNFVF; encoded by the coding sequence ATGCCATTTTCAGAAACCGGACTTCCCGGATTGATCATATTTGAGCCAACCGTATTTGGAGACCATCGTGGATATTTTTTCGAGAGCTACAATGCTAATACCTTTCGTGCTGCCGGCATAGAATACAATTTCGTTCAGGACAACCAGGCACGCTCTACCTACGGAGTGTTGAGAGGGTTACACTATCAGCTGGAACCTTACGCACAAACCAAACTCATCAGAGTACTGGAAGGTGCTATCGTAGACGCAGTAGTTGACCTCCGCAAAGGTTCGCCTACCTATGGCAAGTCCTACGCGATAGAGCTTAGCGCAGCAAACAAGAAGCAATTGCTGGTCCCTAAAGGATTTGCTCACGGTTATTCCGTTATCAGCGAAACCGCCGAAGTCATGTATAAATGTGATAACTTCTATCATAAAGGCAGTGAAGGCGGCATTATCTTTAATGATCCGGCGCTGGACATCGACTGGGGCATTGACCTGGAAAAAGCGCTGGTTTCAGAAAAAGATCTCCTACTGCCCAAACTGGCAGATGTTACCCATAACTTTGTCTTTTAA
- the rfbB gene encoding dTDP-glucose 4,6-dehydratase, protein MKRRILITGGAGFIGSHVVRLFVTKYPDYQIVNLDALTYAGNLENLLDVKDLPNYIFEKGDITDEAFIDQLFEKYQFDGVIHLAAESHVDRSIMDPLAFIRTNVMGTAVLLNTARKYWKDNMDNKLFYHVSTDEVYGSLGEEGFFHETTAYDPRSPYSASKASSDHFVMAYYHTYHLPAIISNCSNNYGSHHFPEKLIPLAIHNIKNNKPVPVYGKGENVRDWLYVNDHARAIDTIFHKGRIGETYNIGGFNEWKNIDLIQLLCRIMDQKLGRQEGTSAQLITFVKDRAGHDLRYAIDATKLNKELGWEPSLQFEEGLEKTVEWYLANEEWLQHVTSGDYQNYYQEQYQKR, encoded by the coding sequence ATGAAACGGAGAATACTTATTACTGGCGGGGCAGGCTTCATTGGGTCACATGTAGTCAGATTATTTGTCACCAAATATCCCGACTATCAGATCGTGAACCTGGATGCATTAACTTACGCCGGTAACCTCGAAAACCTGCTGGATGTAAAAGATCTTCCAAATTATATTTTTGAAAAAGGAGATATTACTGACGAAGCGTTCATCGATCAGCTTTTCGAAAAGTACCAGTTTGATGGCGTAATACATCTTGCTGCTGAAAGCCATGTGGACCGCTCTATTATGGACCCACTGGCTTTCATCAGGACCAACGTAATGGGCACGGCCGTATTACTCAATACCGCCCGCAAATACTGGAAAGACAACATGGACAACAAACTGTTTTACCATGTGTCTACCGATGAAGTATATGGTTCACTCGGTGAAGAAGGTTTTTTCCATGAGACAACAGCCTACGACCCGCGCTCACCGTACTCTGCGTCCAAAGCCAGCTCCGACCATTTTGTAATGGCTTATTACCATACTTACCATCTGCCGGCCATTATCTCCAACTGTTCCAATAACTATGGATCACACCATTTCCCTGAAAAGCTGATCCCGCTGGCGATCCATAACATCAAGAACAACAAGCCGGTACCCGTATATGGAAAAGGAGAAAATGTGCGTGACTGGCTGTATGTAAATGATCATGCACGCGCCATTGATACTATCTTCCACAAGGGCCGCATTGGTGAAACTTACAACATTGGTGGGTTCAACGAATGGAAAAACATAGACCTGATACAGCTGTTGTGCCGTATCATGGACCAGAAACTGGGCCGCCAGGAAGGTACTTCCGCCCAACTGATCACTTTTGTAAAAGACCGTGCCGGCCATGACCTGCGCTACGCAATAGACGCCACCAAGCTGAACAAGGAACTGGGCTGGGAGCCATCCCTCCAGTTTGAAGAAGGCCTGGAAAAAACAGTAGAGTGGTACCTTGCCAACGAAGAATGGTTACAACACGTGACCAGCGGCGATTATCAAAATTATTATCAGGAGCAATATCAAAAGAGATAA
- a CDS encoding UDP-glucuronic acid decarboxylase family protein, whose amino-acid sequence MEKKRILIAGAAGFLGSHLCDRFIKEGFHVIAMDNLLTGNIKNIEHLFPLQDFEYYHHDVTKFIHVPGKLDYILNFASPASPIDYLKMPIQTLKVGSLGTHNLLGLAKEKKARILVASTSEVYGDPNVHPQTEEYWGNVNPVGPRGVYDEAKRFLESITMAYHNFHGVETRIVRIFNTYGPRMRLNDGRALPAFMSQALSGQDLTVFGDGKQTRSFCYVDDLVEGIYRLLLSDYHLPVNIGNPEEITLNQFAEEILALTGSKQQIVYHPLPKDDPKQRQPDITKARTLLGWEPKVGRQEGLKITYEYFKQALLK is encoded by the coding sequence ATGGAAAAAAAGAGAATCCTGATAGCCGGCGCCGCCGGCTTCCTGGGCTCGCATCTGTGCGACCGCTTCATTAAGGAAGGTTTTCATGTGATTGCCATGGACAACCTTCTTACCGGCAATATCAAAAACATTGAACACCTGTTCCCCTTGCAGGATTTCGAATATTATCATCATGATGTGACCAAGTTTATCCATGTACCGGGTAAACTGGATTATATCCTTAATTTCGCTTCGCCGGCCAGCCCTATAGATTACCTGAAAATGCCGATCCAGACCCTGAAAGTAGGATCGCTGGGCACACACAACCTGCTGGGACTGGCCAAGGAAAAGAAAGCCCGCATACTGGTGGCTTCCACTTCCGAAGTATATGGCGATCCCAACGTACATCCGCAAACCGAAGAATACTGGGGAAATGTAAACCCTGTAGGGCCACGGGGCGTGTACGATGAAGCCAAAAGATTCCTGGAATCCATTACCATGGCCTATCATAATTTTCATGGCGTAGAAACCCGGATCGTCCGTATCTTTAACACTTACGGCCCACGTATGCGCCTCAACGATGGCCGTGCATTACCGGCCTTTATGAGCCAGGCGCTGAGCGGACAGGACCTGACCGTGTTCGGGGACGGCAAACAAACCCGTTCTTTCTGTTATGTAGATGATCTCGTTGAAGGTATTTACCGGCTGCTGCTGAGCGATTACCATCTGCCCGTGAACATCGGTAACCCGGAAGAGATCACGCTTAACCAGTTTGCAGAGGAAATCCTCGCGCTGACAGGTTCCAAACAACAGATCGTTTATCACCCATTACCCAAAGACGATCCTAAACAGCGGCAGCCGGACATCACCAAAGCCCGCACCCTGCTGGGATGGGAACCGAAGGTGGGCAGACAGGAAGGATTAAAGATCACCTACGAATATTTCAAACAAGCATTATTAAAATAA